From the Oncorhynchus nerka isolate Pitt River linkage group LG20, Oner_Uvic_2.0, whole genome shotgun sequence genome, one window contains:
- the ddx20 gene encoding probable ATP-dependent RNA helicase DDX20 — translation MASSMKKAAHDIETRKRTDDVVLSGGIDFNALLLSQPVLDGLAASGFKKPSPIQLKAIPLGRCGLDLIVQAKSGTGKTCVFSAIALDSLVMENTTTQVLVLAPTREIAVQIHSVVMAIGSAMEGLQCHVFIGGTPVSQDKISLKKCHIAVGSPGRIKQLIELGLLVTASIRLFVLDEADKLLEEGSFQDQINWIFSSLPVNKQMLALSATYPESLAQHLAHYMREPTFVRLNPSDPGLIGLKQYYRLVRSHAMPHKVFEEKVLLLLELFSKVPFNQALVFSNLHTRAQHLADILSSKGLPAVCISGSLSQDQRMEAMSKLKQYQCRVLISTDLTSRGIDAEKVNLVINLDVPQDWETYMHRIGRAGRFGTHGLAVTYCCHGEEENKMMAIAQKCNLILCALPDPIEPGLMQEPCDWDITVEALTPGTNSQVFPKTERRRRAKTESPAPKPIGDQNPSPVHPESTEPSRPCKSQHTASPVAKAGPKHKNASPALDVLLPPPKASVVPGASLALSRKEQQDALPKIPPLSAFKSQRSGIMTFQEAELDFQSFIREGLGRTVEVIRQFRGHGDDGEGFNGQHGYEESHTLQDDDVPLTHTHMTRNGERPPTPTQLPLKTNSDPSPLESTSDGSSSDCDMEEDRQADESTQSSTDQTRGAEHKPIIPIPTQSAQQSTVLDGARKPKCTPPRSQPNSPSVPHPSHHRSPRPEGRAVSTNPGEGEPLLWKAKGREATAQQWSRETAKKVKGEKRDISEERKVPENRGSERKRDRVSEVEEEDDGEGYEGYWRAYYRAWEDYYASMPPSHHQGYHGYHSMASSWMAAYRMNSVYMEELLKH, via the exons ATGGCTTCCTCAATGAAGAAGGCTGCCCACGATATTGAAACGCGAAAACGGACTGATGATGTTGTCTTGTCGGGCGGTATCGACTTCAACGCCCTGTTGTTGTCGCAGCCCGTGCTCGATGGACTGGCGGCTTCTGGATTCAAGAAACCGTCTCCAATCCAGCTCAAAGCCATTCCGTTGGGGCGATGCGGACTCG ATCTGATAGTGCAGGCCAAGTCTGGCACAGGGAAGACCTGTGTGTTCTCTGCCATCGCCCTGGACTCTCTGGTAATGGAGAACACTACGACACAG GTGCTGGTGCTAGCCCCGACCCGTGAGATAGCAGTGCAGATCCACTCTGTGGTGATGGCTATAGGCAGTGCCATGGAGGGCCTGCAGTGTCATGTCTTCATTGGGGGGACGCCCGTCAGCCAGGACAAGATCAGTCTCAAGAAGTGCCACATCGCTGTGGGATCACCAG GACGTATCAAGCAGCTGATTGAGCTGGGTCTTTTGGTTACCGCCAGCATCCGTCTGTTTGTGCTGGACGAGGCTGACAAACTACTGGAGGAAGGCAGCTTCCAGGACCAGATcaa TTGGATATTCTCCTCTCTACCGGTCAACAAACAGATGTTAGCCCTGTCTGCCACCTACCCAGAATCCCTTGCCCAGCACCTGGCCCACTACATGAGAGAGCCCACCTTCGTCAGACTTAACCCCTCCGACCCCGGACTCATAG GTTTGAAGCAGTACTACAGGCTGGTGCGCTCCCATGCCATGCCCCATAAGGTGTTTGAGGAGAAGGTTCTGCTCCTGCTGGAGCTGTTCAGTAAAGTTCCCTTCAATCAAGCTCTGGTGTTCTCCAACCTGCACACCAG GGCTCAGCATTTAGCAGACATTCTGTCCTCGAAGGGCCTTCCTGCTGTCTGTATCTCAG gtagtctGAGTCAGGACCAGCGAATGGAGGCCATGTCTAAACTGAAGCAGTACCAGTGTAGAGTACTCATCTCTACTGACCTG ACCTCCAGAGGTATAGATGCTGAGAAGGTGAATCTGGTGATCAACCTGGATGTTCCTCAGGACTGGGAGACCTACATGCACCGTATAGGACGAGCCGGACGCTTTG GTACACACGGGCTGGCAGTGACCTACTGTTGCCATGGCGAGGAGGAGAACAAGATGATGGCCATCGCTCAGAAGTGCAACCTAATTCTTTGCGCTCTACCAG ACCCCATAGAGCCAGGGCTGATGCAGGAGCCTTGTGACTGGGATATCACTGTGGAGGCACTGACACCAGGGACTAATTCCCAGGTGTTCCCCAAGACAGAGCGAAGGAGACGGGCTAAGACCGAATCCCCAGCCCCGAAACCCATCGGGGATCAGAACCCCAGCCCTGTCCACCCAGAGAGCACTGAACCCAGCCGACCATGTAAGAGCCAGCACACAGCCAGTCCTGTGGCTAAGGCTGGTCCGAAGCACAAAAATGCATCCCCTGCCCTGGATGTCCTCCTACCCCCTCCCAAGGCTTCAGTAGTCCCTGGGGCCTCCCTAGCTCTCTCCCGTAAAGAGCAACAGGATGCCCTGCCAAAGATCCCTCCGCTCAGCGCCTTCAAGAGTCAAAGGTCAGGGATCATGACCTTCCAGGAGGCAGAGCTGGACTTCCAGAGCTTCATCAGGGAGGGCCTGGGAAGGACAGTGGAGGTCATCCGACAGTTCAGAGGTCACGGAGACGACGGCGAGGGATTTAACGGTCAGCACGGCTACGAGGAGTCTCATACACTCCAGGATGACGATgtgccactcacacacacacacatgacacggAACGGAGAGCGTCCACCAACACCCACACAGCTTCCTCTAAAGACGAACTCTGACCCGTCACCTTTGGAGTCGACTTCTGATGGGTCCAGCTCTGACTGTGACATGGAGGAAGACCGGCAGGCTGACGAGTCAACGCAGAGCTCCACAGATCAGACCAGAGGAGCTGAACACAAACCAATCATTCCGATTCCAACTCAATCTGCACAGCAATCCACAGTCCTGGATGGGGCAAGGAAACCAAAGTGTACGCCACCTAGAAGCCAACCCAACTCACCGTCTGTACCCCATCCTAGCCACCACAGATCCCCCAGACCAGAGGGGAGAGCTGTGAGTACAAACCCCGGGGAGGGGGAACCTTTGTTGTGGAAGGCAAAGGGCAGAGAGGCTACAGCACAGCAGTGGAGTAGGGAGACGGCTAAGAAAGtcaaaggggagaagagagatatTTCAGAGGAGAGGAAGGTGCCTGAGAATcgagggagtgagaggaagagggacagagtgagtgaggtggaggaggaggatgatggtgaggGTTATGAGGGCTACTGGAGGGCCTACTACAGAGCTTGGGAGGATTACTATGCCTCCATGCCCCCCTCTCACCACCAGGGTtaccatggctaccacagtatggCGTCCAGCTGGATGGCTGCCTACCGTATGAACTCTGTGTACATGGAGGAACTGTTAAAACACTAA